One part of the Moraxella sp. FZFQ2102 genome encodes these proteins:
- the mqo gene encoding malate dehydrogenase (quinone) has translation MKKILRLIAVLIVLALIAALIFLFRNVATKPVQTDSNEPVVDAVLIGGGIMSATLGTYLSELEPDWQIHMYERLDQVGQESSNGFHNAGTGHSGFMEMNYTAEAKDGSIDIERAEKIASQFEVSKQFWSYQVKQGRLGTPSSFINPVPHIGFVWGDQVDFLKRRHQAMIQSPLFSDMVYTEDKAEIANWAPLVMQGRDAAQKVAATRMDIGTDVNYGAITTQLVDGLNKHPNFKLSVNSEVTGISRNDDKTWTVSVKNLQTGETTHTKTRFVFVGAGGAAIKLLQYTDLPESKYYAGFPVGGLFLMTDKPEIVKAHNAKVYGKAELGSPPMSVPHIDTRYIDGKQYVLFGPFATYSNKFLKNGSQLDLINSATKDNALPMAKIGLENTDLVKYLISQVMLSDAERLKELQKYYPEAKLEDWKAFQGGQRVQIIKQLPGEPAKLQFGTEIFASQDGSVTALLGASPGASTSPHILLNLLEKAFPEQVAGKWQGKLQEIIPSYGKDLSKDPALLDKVRAETSKTLGLVYTPKGVQALPAPTDAAAVKALNETSQEVIIPAAK, from the coding sequence ATGAAAAAAATTTTGCGTCTTATCGCGGTGCTGATTGTTTTGGCCCTGATTGCAGCACTGATTTTCTTATTCCGCAATGTCGCGACCAAGCCTGTACAGACTGACAGCAACGAGCCTGTCGTCGATGCAGTGCTGATCGGTGGCGGCATCATGAGCGCGACACTGGGTACTTATTTGAGCGAGCTTGAGCCTGATTGGCAGATTCACATGTATGAGCGACTTGATCAGGTCGGACAAGAAAGCTCGAACGGCTTTCACAATGCTGGCACAGGTCACTCAGGCTTTATGGAGATGAACTACACCGCCGAAGCAAAAGATGGTAGCATCGACATTGAGCGCGCGGAGAAAATCGCCAGTCAGTTTGAAGTCTCAAAGCAGTTTTGGTCTTATCAAGTCAAACAAGGTCGCCTAGGTACACCATCAAGCTTCATCAATCCTGTGCCACACATCGGCTTTGTGTGGGGTGATCAGGTTGATTTTCTAAAGCGTCGCCATCAAGCGATGATCCAATCGCCATTGTTTAGCGACATGGTCTATACCGAAGATAAGGCTGAGATCGCCAATTGGGCGCCGCTTGTCATGCAAGGTCGTGATGCTGCGCAAAAAGTTGCCGCCACACGCATGGATATCGGTACCGATGTCAATTATGGCGCGATCACCACGCAGCTTGTGGATGGTCTGAACAAGCACCCAAACTTCAAGCTGTCAGTCAATAGCGAAGTGACGGGCATCAGCCGTAATGATGACAAGACTTGGACTGTGAGTGTGAAAAACCTACAAACAGGCGAAACCACGCACACCAAGACGCGCTTTGTATTCGTCGGTGCAGGTGGTGCAGCGATTAAGCTGTTGCAGTACACCGATCTGCCTGAGAGTAAATATTATGCAGGCTTCCCTGTCGGCGGTCTATTCTTGATGACTGATAAGCCTGAAATCGTCAAGGCGCATAATGCCAAAGTCTATGGCAAAGCTGAACTTGGCTCACCACCGATGTCAGTACCGCACATTGATACGCGCTATATCGATGGCAAACAATATGTGCTATTTGGCCCATTTGCGACTTATTCTAATAAGTTCTTGAAAAATGGCTCGCAGCTTGATTTGATCAATTCGGCCACCAAAGACAACGCGCTACCAATGGCGAAAATCGGTCTTGAAAATACCGATCTGGTAAAATATCTGATCAGCCAAGTGATGCTAAGTGATGCCGAGCGTCTAAAAGAGCTACAAAAATACTATCCAGAAGCTAAGCTTGAAGACTGGAAAGCCTTCCAAGGCGGTCAGCGCGTGCAAATCATCAAGCAGCTACCAGGTGAGCCTGCCAAATTGCAGTTCGGTACCGAGATTTTTGCTTCACAAGATGGTTCTGTGACCGCACTACTGGGTGCATCACCGGGTGCATCAACTTCACCACACATCCTGCTAAACCTACTTGAAAAAGCCTTCCCTGAGCAAGTGGCGGGCAAATGGCAAGGCAAACTGCAAGAAATCATCCCATCTTATGGCAAGGATCTGTCAAAAGACCCTGCGCTACTGGATAAAGTGCGTGCCGAGACCAGCAAAACACTGGGTCTGGTCTATACCCCAAAAGGCGTGCAAGCACTGCCAGCACCGACTGATGCAGCTGCGGTAAAAGCCCTGAATGAAACTTCACAAGAAGTCATCATTCCTGCTGCGAAATAA